One Mesorhizobium loti genomic window carries:
- a CDS encoding HAD superfamily hydrolase: protein MADSPEIVGSLEDVSKAYSAILCDVWGVVHNGEWHFPAAAAALAKARAAGIPVVLITNSPRRNADVVAQMSAIGVPPSAYDRVVTSGDVTRDLIAEGPRKVFHIGADRDLTLYDGLDVDLVEEFEAAGVVCTGLFNDEVEKPEDYAEMLRRLRARNLPFICANPDIMVERGERIIWCAGALARDYAQLGGRTLIAGKPYAPVYDVAMKEVAELLGRPVERSRILAIGDGMMTDVKGAADNGFDVLYVSGGIHARDYGDASRPDPAKLGLFLERHGYRPVAVMVRLQ from the coding sequence ATGGCGGATTCGCCTGAAATCGTCGGCTCGCTCGAAGACGTCTCGAAAGCCTATTCGGCAATTCTTTGCGATGTCTGGGGTGTCGTGCACAACGGCGAATGGCATTTTCCCGCGGCCGCGGCGGCGCTGGCCAAGGCGAGGGCAGCCGGTATTCCCGTTGTCCTCATCACCAACTCGCCCCGCCGCAACGCCGATGTCGTGGCTCAGATGAGCGCAATCGGCGTTCCGCCGTCAGCCTACGACCGTGTGGTGACCTCGGGCGACGTGACCCGTGACCTGATCGCGGAGGGCCCACGCAAGGTTTTCCACATCGGCGCCGACCGCGACCTGACCCTCTATGACGGCCTCGATGTCGATCTCGTCGAGGAATTCGAGGCCGCCGGCGTTGTCTGCACCGGGCTGTTCAACGACGAGGTCGAGAAGCCTGAGGATTATGCGGAAATGCTGCGCCGATTGCGGGCCAGGAACCTGCCGTTCATCTGCGCCAACCCCGATATCATGGTGGAGCGCGGCGAACGGATCATCTGGTGCGCCGGTGCCCTGGCGCGCGACTATGCCCAGCTCGGCGGCCGCACGCTGATCGCCGGAAAGCCCTACGCGCCTGTATATGACGTGGCGATGAAGGAGGTGGCGGAGCTGCTTGGCCGGCCGGTTGAACGTTCTCGGATATTGGCCATCGGCGACGGGATGATGACCGATGTGAAGGGCGCGGCCGACAATGGTTTCGACGTTCTCTATGTCTCCGGCGGCATTCATGCCCGCGACTACGGCGATGCATCCCGGCCGGATCCGGCAAAGCTCGGGCTCTTCCTGGAACGGCACGGCTATCGTCCGGTGGCCGTCATGGTCAGACTGCAGTAG
- a CDS encoding bifunctional riboflavin kinase/FMN adenylyltransferase — MVAFQHLSATAPLPADLRGGVVAIGNFDGVHRGHQAVLERALAEAVRRDVPALVLSFEPHPRKVFRPDMPLFVLTPPPMKARLLSLLGFAALVEQPFTRDFAALSAEAFITDVLERTLGITHAVTGFDFHFGKDRQGGPAYLMAAGERHGFGVTLVDAFRDEGAEVVSSSRIRALLCDGEVSEAAGLLGYRFTVESEVVGGQQLGRTLGFPTANMRLPAEATLKEGIYAVRFRRADGTLHDGVASFGRRPTVDDNGAPLLETFVFDFSGDLYGETCEVSFFGFLRSEIKFDGLDALVVQMKRDEAEARALLASVKPLSGLDASVAF; from the coding sequence ATGGTAGCCTTCCAGCATCTCTCGGCAACCGCGCCGCTGCCCGCCGATCTGCGTGGCGGCGTTGTCGCGATCGGCAATTTCGATGGCGTCCACCGTGGTCATCAGGCGGTGCTCGAACGGGCGCTGGCCGAGGCTGTGCGGCGTGACGTGCCGGCCCTGGTGCTGAGCTTCGAACCGCATCCGCGAAAGGTCTTCAGGCCTGACATGCCGTTGTTCGTGCTGACGCCGCCGCCGATGAAGGCGCGGCTCTTGTCGTTGCTGGGCTTTGCCGCACTCGTCGAGCAGCCGTTCACGCGCGACTTCGCCGCGCTGTCGGCGGAAGCGTTCATCACCGACGTGCTGGAGAGGACGCTCGGTATCACCCACGCTGTGACTGGTTTCGATTTCCATTTCGGCAAGGACCGCCAGGGCGGACCGGCTTATCTGATGGCAGCCGGCGAACGCCATGGCTTTGGCGTCACGCTTGTCGACGCCTTTCGCGACGAGGGCGCCGAGGTGGTTTCATCGAGCCGGATCCGGGCCTTGCTCTGCGATGGCGAGGTGAGCGAGGCCGCCGGTCTGCTCGGCTATCGCTTCACGGTGGAGAGCGAGGTCGTCGGCGGCCAGCAACTCGGACGGACGCTCGGCTTTCCCACGGCGAATATGCGGCTTCCCGCGGAAGCCACCCTCAAGGAAGGGATCTATGCCGTCCGCTTCCGGCGCGCCGACGGCACGTTGCATGACGGCGTCGCCTCCTTCGGCCGCCGCCCGACCGTTGACGACAATGGCGCACCGCTTCTGGAAACCTTCGTCTTCGATTTTTCCGGCGATCTCTATGGCGAGACCTGTGAGGTCTCGTTCTTCGGCTTCCTGCGCAGCGAGATCAAATTCGACGGGCTCGATGCCTTGGTGGTGCAGATGAAGCGCGATGAAGCCGAAGCACGCGCGCTGCTTGCCAGCGTCAAGCCGCTATCCGGTCTGGACGCTTCGGTGGCGTTCTGA
- a CDS encoding outer membrane protein V: MLATSGAAEAGDGAFGWLSGDWYLTVGATGLIAPNFEGGKQYMLSAQPIISLGKAGLQARFTSRNDNISLALVDDGSVRAGLTGKFLFSRDDGNADELKGLDPVRWGGEVGGFFEFYPTDWMRARAELRHGIRAHNGFVADIAADAFYDVTPTVRISGGPRVSFASANYFDAYYGVNAQEAVASGLSQYNPGSGLKSVGLGGAVTWKVTDPMTASLFGEYSRLEGPAADSSLVRERGDRNQFMVGVSTTYRFDFKM, encoded by the coding sequence ATGCTGGCCACGTCAGGCGCGGCCGAGGCCGGCGACGGCGCTTTCGGCTGGCTATCCGGCGACTGGTATCTGACGGTTGGCGCCACTGGCCTGATCGCGCCCAATTTCGAGGGCGGCAAGCAATACATGCTGAGTGCCCAGCCCATCATCTCCTTGGGCAAGGCGGGCCTCCAGGCACGCTTCACCTCGCGCAACGACAACATTTCGCTGGCGCTGGTCGATGACGGCAGCGTCCGCGCCGGCCTGACCGGCAAGTTCCTGTTCTCACGCGATGACGGCAATGCCGACGAGCTCAAGGGTCTCGATCCGGTCCGCTGGGGCGGCGAAGTCGGCGGCTTCTTCGAATTCTACCCGACGGACTGGATGCGCGCGCGCGCCGAGTTGCGGCATGGCATCCGTGCCCATAACGGCTTTGTCGCCGATATCGCCGCCGACGCCTTCTATGATGTGACGCCAACCGTCAGGATTTCGGGTGGTCCGCGCGTGTCCTTTGCCTCGGCCAACTATTTCGACGCTTATTATGGCGTCAACGCACAGGAAGCCGTGGCCTCGGGCCTGAGCCAATACAATCCCGGTAGCGGCCTGAAATCCGTCGGTCTCGGCGGCGCGGTGACCTGGAAGGTGACCGATCCGATGACCGCCAGCCTGTTTGGCGAATATTCACGCCTGGAAGGCCCGGCGGCCGATTCCAGCCTGGTCAGGGAGCGCGGCGACCGCAACCAGTTCATGGTCGGTGTGTCGACCACCTATCGCTTCGACTTCAAGATGTAA
- a CDS encoding isoleucyl-tRNA synthetase, producing the protein MTDTVETIDYSKTLYLPQTDFPMRAGLPEKEPVLVKRWQDMDLYRKLRESAAGRTKYVLHDGPPYANGNIHIGHALNKILKDVITRSFQMRGYDSNYVPGWDCHGLPIEWKIEEQYRAKGKNKDEVPVNEFRKECREFAAHWISVQGGEFQRLGVIGDFKNPYTTMAFHAESRIAGELLKFAMSGQLYRGSKPVMWSVVERTALAEAEIEYQDYESDTIWAKFPVANLVVASVVDGQPAELNPDLSGRSLDLLDAHVVIWTTTPWTIPGNRAVSYSPRVAYGLYEVTAAENAFGPQPGEKLIFADALAEDSQAKAKVTLKRLHGVSAEQLGNLVLSHPFKGLGGGYEFPVPMIAGDHVTDDAGTGFVHTAPSHGREDFDAWMDAAPQLRARGVDTVIPFTVDDAGFFTKEAPGFGPDREGGAARVIDDNGKKGNANQAVIDELIKRNALFARGRLKHSYPHSWRSKKPVIFRNTPQWFVYMDKDLGDGTTLRSRALKAIDDTRFVPAAGQNRIRAMIEERPDWVLSRQRAWGVPIAVFADEDGNVLKDEAVNQRIMDAFEEEGADAWFAANAKERFLGNHDASKWKQVMDILDVWFDSGSTHVFTLEDRPDLKWPADVYLEGSDQHRGWFHSSLLESCGTRGRAPYDTVVTHGFTMDEDGRKMSKSLGNTVVPQDVIKQSGADILRLWVVTTDYWEDQRLGKNVLQTNIDAYRKLRNTIRWMLGTLAHDDGETVPLEAMPELERLMLHRLAELDEVVRQGYDAFEFKRVTRALIDFMVVELSAFYFDIRKDALYCDAPSSVKRKASVQVVRHLFECLVKWLAPMLPFTMEEAWLDRHPDAVSVHLDQFPEIPAGWKNEALAEKWRKVRQVRRVVTGALEIARAQKVIGSSLEAVPVVTINDATLEAAIADVDMAEMAITSDLVIVRGKVPEGAFTLDDVKGVAVVVEKAEDRGLVKCARSWRYTADVGQDPAFPDVSARDAAVLHELKALSRL; encoded by the coding sequence ATGACCGACACTGTTGAAACGATCGACTATTCCAAGACGCTTTACCTGCCGCAGACGGATTTCCCGATGCGCGCCGGCTTGCCCGAGAAGGAACCAGTGCTGGTCAAGCGCTGGCAGGACATGGACCTCTACCGCAAGCTGCGCGAGAGTGCCGCCGGCCGCACGAAATATGTGCTGCATGACGGCCCGCCCTACGCCAACGGCAACATCCATATCGGCCATGCGCTGAACAAGATCCTCAAGGATGTCATCACCCGCTCGTTCCAGATGCGCGGCTATGATTCCAACTATGTGCCCGGCTGGGACTGCCACGGCCTGCCAATCGAATGGAAGATCGAGGAGCAGTACCGCGCCAAGGGCAAGAACAAGGACGAGGTGCCGGTCAACGAGTTCCGCAAGGAATGCCGTGAATTCGCCGCGCACTGGATCTCGGTGCAGGGCGGCGAGTTCCAGCGGCTCGGCGTCATCGGCGACTTCAAGAACCCCTATACGACGATGGCCTTCCACGCGGAGTCGCGCATCGCCGGCGAATTGCTGAAATTCGCCATGTCGGGCCAGCTCTATCGCGGCTCGAAGCCGGTGATGTGGAGCGTCGTCGAGCGCACCGCATTGGCCGAGGCCGAGATCGAGTACCAGGACTATGAGTCCGATACGATCTGGGCGAAGTTTCCGGTGGCCAATCTCGTCGTTGCCAGTGTCGTGGATGGGCAGCCGGCGGAACTCAATCCGGACCTGAGCGGGCGGTCGCTGGATTTGCTGGATGCCCATGTCGTCATCTGGACGACGACGCCGTGGACCATCCCGGGCAACCGCGCCGTCAGCTATTCGCCGCGCGTCGCCTATGGGCTGTACGAGGTGACGGCGGCCGAGAATGCGTTTGGCCCGCAGCCGGGTGAGAAGCTGATCTTCGCCGACGCCCTTGCCGAGGACAGCCAGGCCAAGGCCAAGGTCACCTTGAAGCGCCTTCACGGCGTCAGCGCCGAACAGCTTGGAAATCTTGTGCTTTCGCACCCCTTCAAGGGTCTCGGCGGCGGCTACGAGTTCCCGGTGCCGATGATCGCGGGCGATCACGTGACCGACGATGCCGGTACCGGCTTCGTCCACACCGCGCCCAGCCATGGCCGCGAGGATTTCGACGCCTGGATGGACGCGGCGCCCCAATTGCGCGCACGTGGCGTTGATACCGTGATCCCCTTCACGGTCGACGATGCCGGCTTCTTCACCAAGGAGGCACCGGGCTTCGGGCCGGACCGCGAGGGCGGGGCCGCGCGTGTCATTGACGACAACGGCAAGAAGGGCAACGCCAACCAGGCGGTCATCGACGAGCTGATCAAGCGCAACGCGCTGTTCGCGCGCGGCCGCCTGAAGCACAGCTACCCGCATTCCTGGCGGTCGAAGAAGCCGGTCATCTTCCGCAACACGCCGCAATGGTTCGTCTACATGGACAAGGACCTCGGCGACGGCACGACGCTGCGCAGCCGCGCCTTGAAGGCCATCGACGACACGCGCTTCGTGCCGGCCGCCGGCCAGAACCGCATCCGCGCCATGATCGAGGAGCGCCCCGACTGGGTGCTGTCGCGCCAGCGCGCCTGGGGTGTGCCGATCGCCGTCTTCGCCGATGAGGACGGCAACGTGCTGAAGGACGAGGCGGTCAACCAACGTATCATGGACGCCTTCGAGGAAGAGGGCGCCGATGCCTGGTTCGCGGCGAACGCCAAGGAACGCTTCCTCGGCAACCATGATGCTTCCAAATGGAAGCAGGTGATGGACATCCTCGACGTCTGGTTCGATTCGGGCTCGACCCATGTCTTTACGCTGGAGGATCGGCCCGACCTGAAGTGGCCGGCCGACGTCTATCTCGAAGGCTCCGACCAGCATCGCGGCTGGTTCCACTCCTCGCTGCTCGAAAGCTGCGGCACCAGGGGCAGGGCGCCTTACGACACCGTCGTCACCCACGGCTTCACCATGGACGAAGACGGACGCAAGATGTCGAAGTCGCTTGGCAACACGGTGGTGCCGCAGGACGTCATCAAGCAGTCCGGCGCCGACATCCTGCGCCTGTGGGTGGTGACGACGGACTATTGGGAAGATCAGCGGCTCGGCAAGAACGTGCTGCAGACCAACATCGACGCCTACCGCAAACTGCGCAACACCATCCGCTGGATGCTGGGCACGCTCGCCCATGACGATGGCGAGACCGTGCCGCTGGAAGCGATGCCGGAGCTGGAGCGGCTGATGCTGCATCGGCTGGCCGAACTCGATGAGGTGGTGCGCCAGGGCTACGATGCCTTCGAGTTCAAGCGCGTCACCCGCGCGCTCATCGATTTCATGGTGGTCGAGCTGTCGGCCTTCTATTTCGACATCCGCAAGGACGCGCTCTACTGCGACGCACCGTCGAGCGTGAAACGCAAGGCCTCGGTTCAGGTGGTGCGCCATCTGTTCGAATGTCTGGTGAAATGGCTGGCGCCGATGCTGCCCTTCACCATGGAAGAGGCCTGGCTCGACCGGCATCCCGATGCCGTGTCGGTGCATCTCGACCAGTTTCCGGAAATCCCGGCGGGCTGGAAGAATGAGGCGCTGGCGGAAAAATGGCGCAAGGTCAGGCAGGTGCGCCGCGTCGTCACCGGCGCGCTCGAGATTGCGCGTGCCCAGAAGGTGATCGGCTCCTCGCTGGAGGCGGTGCCGGTCGTCACCATCAACGACGCGACGCTCGAGGCAGCGATAGCGGACGTCGACATGGCCGAGATGGCGATCACCAGCGATCTCGTCATTGTCCGAGGCAAGGTGCCGGAAGGCGCCTTCACGCTCGACGATGTCAAGGGCGTCGCCGTTGTTGTCGAGAAGGCGGAGGACCGCGGCCTGGTCAAATGCGCGCGTTCCTGGCGCTACACGGCCGATGTCGGACAGGATCCTGCATTTCCCGATGTCTCGGCGCGCGACGCCGCCGTGCTGCATGAGCTGAAGGCGCTCAGCCGGCTTTAG
- a CDS encoding nitrogen fixation protein gene yields MKRPDFMALALKEAEAAGLRGEVPVGAVIASGSTVLAKAGNRTRELADPTAHAEMLVIREACGKLSAERLTGHDLYVTLEPCAMCAGAISFARLRRLYFGAADEKGGAVVNGVRFFASPTCHHTPDVYPGMGETEAALLLKDFFKERRD; encoded by the coding sequence GTGAAGCGGCCGGATTTCATGGCGCTGGCGCTAAAAGAGGCCGAAGCGGCTGGCTTGCGCGGCGAAGTGCCGGTCGGCGCCGTCATCGCCAGCGGCAGCACGGTCCTTGCAAAAGCCGGCAACCGCACCCGCGAGCTTGCCGATCCGACGGCGCATGCCGAGATGTTGGTGATCCGCGAAGCCTGTGGGAAACTCTCGGCCGAACGGCTCACCGGCCACGATCTCTATGTGACGCTGGAGCCTTGCGCGATGTGTGCCGGCGCCATTTCCTTCGCCAGGTTGCGCCGGCTTTACTTCGGCGCCGCCGACGAAAAGGGCGGTGCGGTCGTCAATGGCGTACGCTTCTTCGCCTCGCCGACTTGCCACCATACGCCAGACGTCTATCCGGGCATGGGCGAGACCGAAGCGGCCCTGCTGCTGAAGGATTTTTTCAAGGAACGTCGTGACTGA
- a CDS encoding RNA-binding S4 domain-containing protein, translating into MRHAVAAQTDKGHMDDNDKKSPRQKGPGKKPAAPRGGGKPSFGAKKPYAPRGDRPMAAEGERPKRDFKGGDKPFSKGPRPAGKPYEKREGPRKPYAPRGDRPMAAESERKPYEKREGPRKPYAPRGDRPMAAEGERKPYEKREGPRKPYAPRGDRPVAASAEGGEKRFDRPKRDFGDRPKRDFSDRPKRDFSDRPKRDFGDRPQAASGGGFKPRPRPAEATEEAGERIAKRLARAGLASRRDAEELIAAGRVKVNGRALTSPAFNVMPGDIIHLDGMEIPPIERTRLFLFHKPAGVVTTNRDPEGRKTVFDVLPAELPRLMTIGRLDINTEGLLLLTNDGGLSRVLELPATGWLRRYRVRVHGKVEESALAGLREGIAVDGVFYGAIEASLDREQGSNAWLTIGLREGKNREVRNILGALGLDVTRLIRISYGPFQLEDLPEGHVLEIKGRVLRDQLGERLVEESGANFDAEITKPFSNKPVRRTEVREPEPERPKFTRDGERRPIGEGGLIKNRKRREGSRDEALGKLSTSPDRAERPEKSFGERGPRPERGGFGDKPRGSFGDKPRGGFGDKPRGGFGGKKTEREQRPIEPPGQRKANVWMAPGARPIGKGRAEADAAKAADAKARKASFKPSYGKPAGKPGGAKPFGKPRGERPAGGGERPRGGPKGPRTR; encoded by the coding sequence ATGCGCCACGCTGTAGCAGCGCAAACGGACAAAGGCCACATGGACGACAACGACAAGAAATCTCCGCGCCAAAAAGGCCCGGGCAAGAAACCTGCGGCTCCGCGAGGCGGCGGCAAGCCATCCTTCGGCGCCAAGAAACCTTACGCGCCGCGCGGCGATCGGCCGATGGCCGCCGAGGGCGAACGCCCAAAGCGCGACTTCAAGGGCGGCGACAAGCCGTTCAGCAAGGGGCCACGCCCAGCGGGCAAGCCCTATGAAAAGCGCGAAGGGCCACGCAAGCCCTACGCGCCGCGCGGCGACCGTCCGATGGCGGCCGAAAGCGAGCGCAAGCCCTATGAGAAGCGCGAAGGACCGCGCAAGCCCTACGCGCCGCGTGGCGACCGTCCGATGGCGGCCGAAGGCGAGCGCAAGCCCTATGAGAAGCGCGAAGGACCGCGCAAGCCCTACGCGCCGCGCGGCGACCGCCCGGTTGCCGCTTCGGCGGAGGGTGGTGAAAAGCGTTTCGACCGTCCCAAGCGTGATTTCGGCGATCGTCCGAAGCGTGACTTTTCTGACCGTCCCAAGCGCGACTTCAGTGATCGCCCGAAGCGTGACTTCGGTGATCGGCCGCAAGCGGCATCGGGCGGCGGCTTCAAGCCGCGCCCACGGCCCGCCGAGGCCACGGAAGAGGCCGGCGAGCGCATCGCCAAGCGGTTGGCGCGCGCCGGCCTTGCCTCGCGCCGCGACGCCGAGGAATTGATTGCGGCCGGCCGCGTCAAGGTCAACGGTCGTGCTCTGACTTCGCCGGCTTTCAATGTCATGCCTGGCGACATCATCCATCTCGACGGCATGGAGATCCCGCCGATCGAACGCACGCGCCTGTTCCTGTTCCACAAGCCGGCCGGCGTCGTCACCACCAACCGCGATCCCGAGGGCCGCAAGACGGTCTTCGACGTGCTGCCGGCCGAATTGCCGCGGCTGATGACCATTGGCCGGCTCGACATCAACACCGAAGGCCTGCTGCTGCTCACCAATGATGGCGGCCTGTCGCGCGTGCTAGAACTGCCGGCCACCGGCTGGCTGCGCCGCTACCGCGTGCGCGTCCACGGCAAGGTCGAGGAAAGCGCGCTCGCCGGCCTGCGTGAAGGCATTGCCGTCGACGGCGTCTTCTATGGCGCCATCGAGGCCAGCCTCGACCGCGAGCAGGGCTCCAATGCCTGGCTGACGATCGGTCTGCGCGAAGGCAAGAACCGTGAGGTCAGGAACATCCTCGGTGCGCTCGGCCTCGACGTGACGCGGCTGATCCGCATCTCCTACGGCCCATTCCAGCTCGAGGATCTTCCCGAGGGCCATGTGCTGGAGATCAAGGGCCGCGTGCTGCGCGACCAACTGGGCGAGCGCCTGGTGGAGGAATCCGGCGCCAATTTCGACGCCGAGATAACAAAGCCGTTTTCCAACAAGCCGGTGCGGCGCACTGAAGTTCGCGAACCAGAACCCGAACGGCCGAAATTCACACGCGACGGCGAGCGCCGGCCGATCGGCGAGGGCGGGCTGATCAAGAACCGCAAGCGCCGCGAAGGCAGCCGCGATGAGGCACTCGGCAAGTTGTCGACCAGTCCCGACAGAGCCGAGAGGCCGGAAAAGAGCTTTGGCGAACGCGGCCCGAGGCCCGAACGCGGCGGCTTTGGCGACAAACCCCGTGGCAGTTTCGGCGACAAGCCGCGTGGTGGCTTCGGCGACAAGCCTCGCGGTGGTTTTGGCGGCAAGAAAACCGAGCGCGAGCAGCGGCCGATCGAGCCGCCCGGCCAGCGCAAGGCCAATGTCTGGATGGCGCCCGGTGCTAGGCCGATCGGCAAGGGCAGGGCGGAAGCCGACGCCGCCAAGGCGGCGGACGCCAAGGCGCGCAAGGCCTCGTTCAAGCCGTCCTATGGCAAGCCCGCTGGCAAACCGGGCGGCGCGAAGCCGTTCGGCAAGCCACGTGGCGAGCGTCCGGCCGGTGGCGGTGAACGGCCGCGCGGCGGCCCCAAGGGTCCCCGCACAAGATGA
- a CDS encoding methyltransferase, whose amino-acid sequence MRIVGGEFRGRPLATPRSSAIRPTTDRTREAVFNVLAHRFAEHLDGARVLDLFAGTGALGLEALSRGASYGVFIEESAEGRGLIRDNVEAFGLTGRTKIFRRDATGLGEAGTLAPFGLVFADPPYGKGLGERALQSAKAGGWLRPGALCVVEETAAVPFEPGPSFAVLDERNYGETIIRFIEAA is encoded by the coding sequence ATGAGAATCGTCGGCGGTGAGTTTCGTGGGCGTCCGCTGGCGACGCCCCGCAGCAGCGCCATCCGTCCGACGACCGACCGCACCCGCGAGGCCGTCTTCAACGTGCTGGCGCATCGCTTTGCCGAGCATTTGGACGGCGCGCGCGTGCTGGACCTGTTTGCCGGCACCGGCGCGCTTGGTCTGGAAGCGCTGTCGCGCGGCGCGTCCTATGGCGTCTTCATCGAGGAATCGGCCGAAGGCCGCGGCCTGATCCGCGACAATGTCGAGGCCTTTGGCCTGACCGGACGCACCAAGATTTTTCGCCGCGACGCCACCGGCCTTGGCGAGGCGGGCACGCTGGCGCCATTCGGTCTCGTCTTCGCCGACCCGCCCTATGGCAAGGGACTTGGCGAGCGCGCCTTGCAGTCGGCGAAGGCCGGCGGCTGGCTGCGGCCCGGCGCGCTGTGCGTGGTCGAGGAGACCGCGGCGGTTCCCTTCGAGCCGGGCCCAAGCTTTGCCGTGCTGGATGAGCGCAACTATGGCGAGACCATCATCCGTTTCATCGAGGCTGCCTGA